One genomic segment of Tripterygium wilfordii isolate XIE 37 chromosome 9, ASM1340144v1, whole genome shotgun sequence includes these proteins:
- the LOC120006259 gene encoding Golgi to ER traffic protein 4 homolog isoform X2 yields MLRERIKRATLPPAQENIEKLEKVVNDGNYYGAQQMYKSISARYIIAKRYSEALDILQSGSCLQLQHGQVICGAELAVLFVETLVKGKFPYDDESLDRVRKIYKMFPEVPVPQLLGDDDDLQKLSEALGEAKTRVDSCASFLKAAIKWSAEFGAHSNGSPKLHVMLAEYLYYQSPESDIGRVSYHFVRGDNPKKFASTLLNFLGKCYTGEDDIAIARAVLMYLSIGNLRDANILWNEIKQLDLDFSSSDLIQFITYLLLTLQRDALPLFNMLRVTYKSSLAREPEFNELLDEIAEKFYGVQRRNPLQGMFGDIFKMMG; encoded by the exons ATGTTGCGCGAGAGAATCAAAAGAGCCACTCTACCTCCGGCACAGGAG AATATAGAGAAATTAGAGAAGGTTGTGAATGATGGCAATTACTATGGGGCTCAACAGATGTACAAGTCTATCAGTGCTCG GTATATAATAGCTAAGAGATATTCTGAAGCATTGGATATTCTCCAATCAGGGTCATGCCTTCAGTTGCAACATGGCCAG GTAATTTGTGGTGCAGAGCTCGCTGTGTTGTTTGTGGAGACTCTTGTCAAAGGGAAATTTCCTTATGATGATGAAAGCCTTG ACCGTGTCAGGAAAATCTACAAGATGTTCCCTGAGGTTCCTGTGCCACAGCTGCTGGGCGATGACGATGACCTCCAAAAACTTTCTGAAGCCCTTGGGGAGGCAAAAACACGAGTAGACAGCTGTGCATCGTTCTTAAAAGCAGCAATTAA GTGGTCTGCAGAGTTTGGGGCTCATAGTAATGGATCTCCAAAACTACATGTCATGCTAGCTGAATACCTTTATTATCAATCTCCTGAGTCG GACATAGGTAGAGTATCATATCATTTTGTCAGAGGTGACAACCCAAAGAAGTTTGCTTCTACTTTACTCAATTTTCTGGGCAAG TGTTATACAGGAGAAGATGATATAGCAATTGCACGAGCAGTTCTGAT GTATTTATCTATTGGTAACCTGAGAGATGCTAATATTCTCTGGAATGAAATAAAGCAACTGGATCTGGACTTTTCCTCTTCAGATTTGATTCAGTTTATCACTTATCTGTTGCTCAC GCTGCAGAGAGATGCTTTGCCTCTATTTAATATGTTGAGAGTGACTTATAAATCAAGTCTAGCTAGAGAACCTGAATTTAATGAG TTGCTAGATGAAATCGCGGAGAAGTTTTATGGAGTCCAGCGTCGGAATCCCCTACAAGGGATGTTTGGGGACATCTTCAAG ATGATGGGGTGA
- the LOC120006683 gene encoding salt stress-induced hydrophobic peptide ESI3-like has product MGSETFLEVLLAILLPPVGVFLRYGCGVEFWIDLLLTILGYIPGIIYAIYVLVV; this is encoded by the exons ATGGGTTCAGAGACTTTTCTAGAGGTGCTATTGGCAATACTCCTACCACCTGTTGGTGTCTTCCTGCGTTATGGCTGTGGG GTGGAGTTCTGGATAGATTTGCTGCTGACAATATTGGGGTATATACCTGGGATCATATATGCAATTTATGTACTGGTGGTTTAG
- the LOC120006259 gene encoding Golgi to ER traffic protein 4 homolog isoform X1, producing MLRERIKRATLPPAQENIEKLEKVVNDGNYYGAQQMYKSISARYIIAKRYSEALDILQSGSCLQLQHGQVICGAELAVLFVETLVKGKFPYDDESLDRVRKIYKMFPEVPVPQLLGDDDDLQKLSEALGEAKTRVDSCASFLKAAIKWSAEFGAHSNGSPKLHVMLAEYLYYQSPESDIGRVSYHFVRGDNPKKFASTLLNFLGKCYTGEDDIAIARAVLMYLSIGNLRDANILWNEIKQLDLDFSSSDLIQFITYLLLTLQRDALPLFNMLRVTYKSSLAREPEFNELLDEIAEKFYGVQRRNPLQGMFGDIFKVRICYK from the exons ATGTTGCGCGAGAGAATCAAAAGAGCCACTCTACCTCCGGCACAGGAG AATATAGAGAAATTAGAGAAGGTTGTGAATGATGGCAATTACTATGGGGCTCAACAGATGTACAAGTCTATCAGTGCTCG GTATATAATAGCTAAGAGATATTCTGAAGCATTGGATATTCTCCAATCAGGGTCATGCCTTCAGTTGCAACATGGCCAG GTAATTTGTGGTGCAGAGCTCGCTGTGTTGTTTGTGGAGACTCTTGTCAAAGGGAAATTTCCTTATGATGATGAAAGCCTTG ACCGTGTCAGGAAAATCTACAAGATGTTCCCTGAGGTTCCTGTGCCACAGCTGCTGGGCGATGACGATGACCTCCAAAAACTTTCTGAAGCCCTTGGGGAGGCAAAAACACGAGTAGACAGCTGTGCATCGTTCTTAAAAGCAGCAATTAA GTGGTCTGCAGAGTTTGGGGCTCATAGTAATGGATCTCCAAAACTACATGTCATGCTAGCTGAATACCTTTATTATCAATCTCCTGAGTCG GACATAGGTAGAGTATCATATCATTTTGTCAGAGGTGACAACCCAAAGAAGTTTGCTTCTACTTTACTCAATTTTCTGGGCAAG TGTTATACAGGAGAAGATGATATAGCAATTGCACGAGCAGTTCTGAT GTATTTATCTATTGGTAACCTGAGAGATGCTAATATTCTCTGGAATGAAATAAAGCAACTGGATCTGGACTTTTCCTCTTCAGATTTGATTCAGTTTATCACTTATCTGTTGCTCAC GCTGCAGAGAGATGCTTTGCCTCTATTTAATATGTTGAGAGTGACTTATAAATCAAGTCTAGCTAGAGAACCTGAATTTAATGAG TTGCTAGATGAAATCGCGGAGAAGTTTTATGGAGTCCAGCGTCGGAATCCCCTACAAGGGATGTTTGGGGACATCTTCAAGGTGAGAATTTGttataaatga
- the LOC120005247 gene encoding uncharacterized protein LOC120005247, giving the protein MENENSRCMNNAVGTNWQIQDESLSSDAICNLRKSMAWDSAFFTSPGVLDPEELFETLNFTEKNSLPLDSSEKENLRTIGGSNARRSLAWDSAFFTSAGVLDQEELSLVNRGFRKCDSHHLPGIKEVCRSPDSNSTIDSDGFSLSSLEIDLFGDLRASMHQAAPKLSHTSSQVRVKPMQPSRRQGIRTRGSDISKEAPLPPRGQTKLDTQTGESNILTSLRPPKAGGRTTSPLTTSTSWPYFCANRLKRETKSKSSAGECMSVSKKPCLEDSPAVTASSTVFPKSPSMVSPTATDNYAVFTSPSPNSNDKAQSNSMRRKVNSRLAVSGSNSRTPLSSARNRSGLLGSSLPNHALSTPMSCPSISSATSRDGWSSESSSSTSAKRKSVDSSARLDTNPCGLPLFNNEGLPNAKPSCLRKPTPKIGFFDEEQYTALDLKEHRKFHPSIRSYRTENRTGNLNGDSSRTRSGKHQLFGSSVRNMKPGSCPSIIRPAHGAVNEFRVLSSRDCLKTHGVGATCEIERKGTIVSRKRNKIGRASEGQVCHRSSKQSSKEPEVAHDSDKENKIPLENQVEDLSRHIRAIDLSKDLGTERKGEEGSSQICPAISKKCLAPPVSSSFSDSLLPR; this is encoded by the exons ATGGAGAATGAGAATTCTCGGTGTATGAATAATGCCGTGGGCACGAATTGGCAAATCCAAGATGAATCTTTATCATCCGATGCCATTTGTAATCTGCGTAAGAGCATGGCTTGGGACAGTGCCTTTTTCACCAGTCCAG GAGTTCTGGATCCTGAAGAGTTGTTTGAGACTCTGAACTTCACGGAGAAAAATTCATTACCTCTCGATTCCTCAGAAAAAGAGAATTTAAGAACAATTGGCGGGTCCAATGCACGTAGAAGTTTGGCTTGGGATAGTGCCTTCTTTACTAGTGCTG GGGTTCTGGATCAAGAAGAGTTGTCTTTGGTGAATAGAGGGTTTAGGAAATGTGATTCTCACCATCTTCCTGGTATCAAAGAAGTTTGTAGATCTCCTGACTCGAACTCCACCATAGACAGCGATGGCTTTTCTCTATCCAGCCTTGAGATTGATCTATTTGGTGATTTGAGGGCATCGATGCATCAAGCAG CTCCAAAACTATCACATACTTCCTCTCAAGTAAGG GTGAAACCAATGCAACCTTCCAGAAGGCAGGGTATTAGGACACGAGGATCGGACATTTCAAAGGAGGCTCCTCTTCCCCCACGAGGACAG ACAAAGCTTGATACACAAACTGGAGAATCAAACATTTTGACATCTCTGAGGCCTCCAAAAGCAGGAGGCCGTACCACCTCACCACTTACAACTTCCACCAGCTGGCCTTACTTCTGTGCAAACCGATTGAAAAGGGAAACTAAATCCAAAAGCTCAGCAG GGGAATGTATGAGTGTCTCAAAGAAACCTTGCTTGGAGGACTCACCTGCTGTGACTGCTAGTTCAACTGTATTTCCTAAATCACCTTCTATGGTTTCGCCAACTGCCACAGATAATTATGCAGTATTTACAAGTCCCTCACCCAATTCCAATGATAAAGCTCAATCAAACTCTATGAGAAGAAAAGTTAATTCCAGACTTGCGGTTTCCGGTTCAAACTCTAGAACTCCATTAAGTTCTGCCAGGAACAGAAGTGGCTTGTTAGGTTCTAGTCTCCCAAATCATGCATTATCCACGCCTATGTCTTGCCCCTCTATATCATCTGCTACCTCCCGTGACGGATGGTCAtcagaatcatcatcatcaacatcagcCAAACGAAAATCCGTTGATTCTTCTGCAAGACTGGATACTAATCCTTGTGGATTGCCTCTTTTCAACAATGAAGGTTTACCAAATGCCAAACCTTCATGCCTTCGGAAGCCAACCCCAAAAATTGGATTTTTTGACGAG GAACAATATACTGccttagacttgaaagaacatcGCAAGTTCCACCCCAGTATTCGAAGTTATAGAACTGAAAATCGTACTGGTAACCTCAATGGAGATTCCAGTAGAACAAGATCTGGAAAACATCAATTATTTGGATCTTCAGTTCGGAATATGAAGCCTGGTTCATGTCCTTCAATTATCAGGCCTGCACATGGTGCAGTTAATGAATTTCGTGTTTTGAGCAGCAGAGATTGCTTGAAGACTCATGGTGTAGGAGCTACTTGTGAGATTGAAAGAAAGGGAACCATTGTGTCAAGGAAGAGGAATAAGATTGGCAGAGCAAGTGAGGGACAAGTCTGCCATAGGTCCAGCAAACAATCTTCAAAAGAGCCTGAAGTGGCCCATGATAGTGACAAGGAGAATAAAATTCCCTTGGAAAATCAAGTCGAAGACTTGAGTAGACATATACGGGCCATTGACTTAAGCAAGGATTTGGGGACAGAGCGAAAGGGTGAGGAGGGTTCTTCCCAAATTTGCCCAGCTATATCTAAGAAATGCCTTGCTCCTCCTGTATCTTCATCTTTCTCGGACAGTCTCCTTCCTCGGTGA